A section of the Methanobrevibacter thaueri genome encodes:
- a CDS encoding CDC48 family AAA ATPase, with translation MAENEITLKVAEAISQKDVGQGLARLDPNVMDDLGIHERDLIEIVGERRTAAIALPSQTDIGLGVIRIDGLVRKNSGATIGGEVTIRKAKATEAKKVVLAPTEDNIRVRGDVRGLFAGKVMVQGDIIGSQIRAPRPSMNMGFGSIFDELMDFTPAMKEIKFAVVSTNPKDIVIVGPNTEVQLHESPVDVSKIEGVGNLVDVSYEDIGGLKEEVKKVREMIEIPLKRPELFEKLGIAPPKGVLMHGPPGTGKTLLAKAVASESDAHFIAINGPEIMSKYVGGSEENLREYFEEAEENSPSIIFIDELDAIAPKREETNGEVERRTVAQLLTLMDGLKSRGQVVVIGATNRPDSLDPALRRPGRFDREIEIGVPDSEERKEVLEIHTRNMPLADDVDLEKIANTTHGFVGADLESLCKEAAMRVVRRILPEIQNDEEIPKEVMEKIVVTGDDFKTAQKEIQPSALREVLVQIPDIKWDDVGGLEDVKQELKEAVEWPLKHPETFQRLGIRPPKGTLLYGIPGTGKTLLAKAVASESEANFISVKGPELLSKWVGESEKGVREVFRKAKQASPTVIFFDEIDAIASARSGNDTDSGVTKRVVNQLLTEMDGLEELEDVAIIAATNRPDILDTGLMRPGRFDRHIEVGEPDEEARKSIFKVHTKNMPLADDVDLKKLAKNTEGYVGADIEAVCREAAMLALRDDLEASEIPYKYFKDAIDKVKPGNTQLKDEQLVQYM, from the coding sequence ATGGCAGAAAATGAAATCACATTAAAAGTTGCAGAAGCAATTTCACAAAAGGATGTAGGACAAGGCCTCGCAAGACTTGATCCAAACGTCATGGATGATTTAGGAATCCATGAAAGGGACCTGATTGAAATTGTCGGCGAAAGAAGAACTGCAGCTATCGCTCTTCCTTCTCAAACTGACATTGGCCTTGGAGTAATAAGAATCGACGGATTAGTTCGTAAAAATTCAGGAGCAACCATAGGTGGAGAAGTTACAATCAGAAAAGCCAAAGCTACAGAGGCTAAAAAAGTTGTTCTTGCACCAACCGAAGACAATATCCGCGTAAGAGGGGATGTCCGTGGACTATTCGCAGGAAAAGTAATGGTTCAGGGAGACATCATCGGATCACAAATCCGCGCGCCAAGACCAAGCATGAACATGGGCTTCGGCAGCATATTCGATGAGCTTATGGACTTCACCCCTGCAATGAAGGAAATTAAATTTGCAGTGGTCTCAACAAATCCAAAGGACATTGTCATCGTAGGCCCAAACACCGAAGTTCAATTACATGAATCCCCAGTTGACGTTTCAAAAATCGAAGGTGTCGGAAACCTCGTCGATGTCAGCTACGAAGACATCGGAGGTCTTAAAGAGGAAGTTAAAAAAGTAAGGGAAATGATTGAAATCCCACTTAAAAGACCTGAGCTCTTCGAGAAATTAGGAATCGCACCACCAAAAGGAGTATTGATGCACGGTCCTCCTGGAACCGGTAAGACCTTACTGGCAAAAGCGGTTGCAAGCGAAAGTGACGCCCACTTCATTGCAATCAACGGGCCTGAAATCATGAGCAAATACGTTGGCGGATCCGAGGAAAACCTCAGGGAATACTTCGAAGAAGCTGAAGAAAACTCACCTTCAATCATATTTATTGATGAACTCGACGCAATTGCACCAAAAAGAGAAGAAACCAATGGAGAAGTTGAAAGAAGAACCGTTGCTCAGCTTCTTACATTGATGGATGGCCTCAAATCACGTGGCCAAGTAGTTGTAATCGGTGCAACAAACCGTCCTGATTCCCTCGACCCGGCTTTAAGAAGACCTGGAAGATTCGACAGGGAAATTGAAATCGGAGTGCCAGACTCTGAAGAGAGAAAAGAAGTTCTTGAAATCCACACAAGAAACATGCCTCTTGCAGATGACGTCGATTTGGAAAAAATCGCAAATACCACTCACGGATTTGTGGGAGCTGACCTCGAGTCATTATGTAAGGAAGCTGCAATGAGAGTAGTTAGAAGAATCCTTCCTGAAATCCAAAACGACGAGGAAATTCCAAAAGAGGTAATGGAAAAGATTGTGGTAACCGGCGATGACTTCAAAACCGCACAAAAAGAGATCCAACCTTCCGCATTAAGGGAAGTGCTCGTGCAAATCCCAGACATCAAATGGGATGACGTGGGCGGTCTTGAAGACGTTAAACAGGAACTTAAGGAAGCAGTCGAATGGCCATTAAAACATCCTGAGACATTCCAACGCTTAGGAATAAGGCCACCTAAAGGAACCCTTCTTTACGGAATTCCTGGAACCGGTAAGACCTTGCTTGCAAAAGCTGTCGCAAGTGAAAGTGAAGCTAACTTCATCTCAGTAAAAGGTCCTGAGCTCCTATCCAAATGGGTGGGTGAATCCGAAAAAGGAGTACGTGAAGTATTCAGAAAAGCTAAACAGGCTTCCCCAACAGTGATCTTTTTCGATGAGATTGACGCAATAGCCAGCGCCCGTAGCGGAAACGACACTGACAGCGGCGTGACAAAAAGGGTCGTGAACCAATTATTAACTGAAATGGACGGTCTGGAAGAGCTTGAAGATGTGGCAATCATTGCCGCAACCAACAGGCCTGACATTTTGGACACAGGTTTAATGAGACCTGGAAGATTCGACAGGCACATCGAGGTCGGTGAGCCTGATGAGGAAGCAAGAAAATCAATCTTCAAGGTTCACACCAAAAACATGCCTCTTGCAGATGATGTTGATCTTAAAAAATTAGCTAAAAACACTGAAGGATATGTTGGAGCAGACATTGAGGCCGTATGCAGAGAGGCTGCAATGCTGGCGCTTAGAGATGATCTTGAAGCCAGTGAGATTCCATACAAATACTTCAAAGATGCAATAGACAAGGTGAAACCTGGAAACACACAACTGAAAGACGAACAGTTAGTTCAATACATGTAG
- a CDS encoding methanogenesis marker 8 protein encodes MVEDRHVIEALGKVRVVIENGEITEVGSSDVKYCPMFHAMHGVEELNEEFIRKNINFRIKDFGMCTPERIIEMDDVVTVGISEILKTNMEMGNIDCVVGACEGSGTVLMTNSRVVQGVGARVSGLVSTTPIPEVIENLEARGSTVLNPETAELDQLEGLKLALDMGYKNIAITILPSPMVEEIRNYSVDDDVNVYIFVAHTTGSTPEEAEMLFENADIVTACASKAISDYTDEHKPYYYGLKVPIFCASEAGREMLDNRLEKIGKPLTTNDYPRNKDDIPHKLI; translated from the coding sequence ATGGTTGAAGATAGACATGTAATTGAAGCACTCGGTAAAGTTCGAGTAGTAATCGAAAACGGCGAAATAACAGAAGTCGGCTCTTCCGATGTCAAATACTGCCCAATGTTTCATGCGATGCATGGGGTTGAGGAGCTGAACGAGGAATTCATAAGAAAAAACATCAATTTCAGAATCAAGGACTTTGGAATGTGCACACCTGAAAGGATAATCGAGATGGATGACGTGGTGACTGTCGGAATATCCGAAATCCTCAAGACCAATATGGAAATGGGAAACATCGACTGTGTCGTCGGGGCCTGCGAAGGTTCCGGAACAGTGCTCATGACCAATTCCCGTGTTGTTCAGGGAGTGGGCGCAAGGGTGTCAGGCCTTGTAAGCACAACTCCAATACCTGAGGTAATCGAGAACCTTGAGGCCAGGGGGAGCACAGTGCTGAACCCCGAGACCGCAGAATTGGACCAGCTTGAAGGTTTGAAGCTGGCCCTGGATATGGGATACAAGAACATTGCCATCACAATACTTCCTTCACCGATGGTTGAGGAAATCAGGAATTATTCTGTCGATGATGACGTGAACGTCTATATCTTTGTTGCACATACTACCGGATCAACACCTGAGGAGGCCGAAATGCTCTTTGAAAATGCGGACATTGTAACAGCATGCGCCTCAAAGGCCATTTCAGATTATACCGATGAGCATAAGCCATATTACTATGGACTGAAAGTTCCGATATTCTGTGCAAGTGAAGCTGGTCGTGAAATGTTGGACAACAGGCTTGAAAAAATAGGAAAGCCATTAACAACCAATGATTACCCTAGAAACAAGGATGACATTCCGCATAAACTGATTTAA
- a CDS encoding 3'-5' exonuclease: MKVIYFDTETTGLDCRRCQIIELAMLTVIDGEIEERYDRFIRVDGPLPPRITDITGITDQMLEGGKTERDVAEDLKVRLTPGTVMIAHNCQFDLQFVYHLLKRHLPMEADEIVESLDWIDTVTVLKDRKEYPHRLENAVEHYGIEKVNFHRAIDDTKALYDVTQAMKDERDDLAEYLNVFGYNPKYGVEGRFPFIKYKPQRFNRCMVGPNDILPRK, from the coding sequence ATGAAAGTGATATATTTTGATACTGAAACAACAGGATTGGACTGTAGGCGCTGCCAGATTATCGAGTTGGCAATGCTAACTGTAATTGATGGGGAAATTGAGGAGAGATATGACAGATTCATAAGGGTGGACGGACCCCTGCCCCCAAGGATTACTGACATTACGGGCATAACAGACCAGATGCTTGAAGGTGGAAAAACCGAAAGGGATGTTGCCGAGGATTTGAAAGTCAGGCTGACTCCCGGAACAGTGATGATTGCCCACAACTGCCAGTTTGATCTGCAATTTGTCTATCACCTGCTTAAAAGACATCTTCCAATGGAGGCTGATGAGATTGTTGAAAGCCTGGATTGGATTGATACAGTCACCGTTTTAAAGGACCGCAAGGAGTATCCTCATAGGCTGGAAAATGCCGTTGAACATTATGGCATTGAAAAGGTTAATTTTCACAGGGCAATCGATGATACAAAAGCGTTGTATGATGTTACTCAGGCAATGAAGGATGAACGTGATGATTTAGCTGAATACCTTAACGTTTTTGGATACAACCCTAAATATGGCGTTGAGGGAAGATTCCCATTCATCAAGTACAAGCCGCAACGTTTCAATCGATGCATGGTCGGACCTAATGATATTTTACCAAGAAAATAA